A stretch of DNA from Noviherbaspirillum sedimenti:
CCGGTGGCGCGCCGATCAGGCGGCTGACCGCATGACGCTCCATGTACTCCGACATGTCGAAACGGATCAGCTCGATGCCCATGATGAAGGCCAGCTGCTTGGCGACTTCGGTCTTGCCGACGCCGGTGGGACCGGAGAACAGGAAGGAGCCGATCGGCTTGTCGGTCTTGCCCAGGCCCGCGCGCGCCATCTTGATGGCCGACGCCAGCGCCTCGATCGCAGGATCCTGGCCGAACACGACGTTCTTCAGGTCGCGCTCGATGGTCTGCAGCTTGCTGCGGTCATCCTGATTCACCGTTTGCGGCGGAATGCGCGCGATCTTGGCGATGATGTCCTCGATCTCGGCCTTGCCGATGGTTTTCTTTTGCTTGGACTTCGGCAGAATGCGTTGCGCCGCACCGGCCTCGTCGATGACGTCGATGGCCTTGTCCGGCAGGTGGCGGTCGTTGATGAAACGGGCCGCCAGTTCTGCCGCCGTGGTCAGGGCCGATGCCGAATACTTGATGCCGTGGTGTTCCTCGAAACGCGACTTCAGGCCGCGCAGGATCTGCACGGTCTGTTCGACCGTCGGCTCATTGACATCGATCTTCTGGAAGCGCCGAGACAGGGCGTGATCCTTCTCGAATACGCCGCGGTATTCGGTGAAGGTGGTGGCGCCAATGCATTTGAGCTGGCCGCTCGACAGCGCCGGCTTCAACAGGTTGGACGCATCGAGCGTGCCGCCCGACGCCGCGCCGGCACCGATAATGGTGTGAATCTCGTCGATGAACAGGATGCCGTTCGGGTTATCCTTCAACTGCTTCAACACTGCCTTGAGGCGCTGTTCGAAGTCACCGCGATACTTGGTGCCGGCCAGCAGCGCACCCATGTCAAGCGAATACACGACCGCATTCTGCAGCACTTCCGGCACATCGCCTTGCGTCACGCGCCAGGCCAGGCCCTCGGCGATGGCGGTCTTGCCGACGCCGGCTTCGCCCACCAGCAGGGGGTTGTTCTTGCGGCGGCGGCACAGGGTCTGGATGACGCGCTCGACTTCAGCTTCGCGGCCGATCAGCGGATCGATCTTGCCCTCGGCGGCTGCCTTGTTGAGGTTCTGGGTAAACTGCTCGAGCGGGCTTTCCTTGGCCTGGCCTTCGACCTGCGGGTCTTCCCCGCCTTCGGGCGACTTTTGCGCATCGCCCTGCTGGTCCTTGCGTACGCCGTGCGAAATGAAGTTCACTACGTCCAGGCGCGTGACGCCCTGCTGGTGCAGGTAGTACACCGCATGCGAATCCTTTTCGCCGAAGATGGCCACCAGCACGTTGGCGCCGGTGACTTCCTTCTTGCCATTTG
This window harbors:
- the clpA gene encoding ATP-dependent Clp protease ATP-binding subunit ClpA; this encodes MIAQELEVSLHMAFVEARQARHEFITVEHLLLALLDNPSAAEVLRACAVNIDDLRKTLTNFISDNTPTVPGTSEVDTQPTLGFQRVIQRAIMHVQSASNGKKEVTGANVLVAIFGEKDSHAVYYLHQQGVTRLDVVNFISHGVRKDQQGDAQKSPEGGEDPQVEGQAKESPLEQFTQNLNKAAAEGKIDPLIGREAEVERVIQTLCRRRKNNPLLVGEAGVGKTAIAEGLAWRVTQGDVPEVLQNAVVYSLDMGALLAGTKYRGDFEQRLKAVLKQLKDNPNGILFIDEIHTIIGAGAASGGTLDASNLLKPALSSGQLKCIGATTFTEYRGVFEKDHALSRRFQKIDVNEPTVEQTVQILRGLKSRFEEHHGIKYSASALTTAAELAARFINDRHLPDKAIDVIDEAGAAQRILPKSKQKKTIGKAEIEDIIAKIARIPPQTVNQDDRSKLQTIERDLKNVVFGQDPAIEALASAIKMARAGLGKTDKPIGSFLFSGPTGVGKTEVAKQLAFIMGIELIRFDMSEYMERHAVSRLIGAPPGYVGFDQGGLLTEAITKKPHSVLLLDEIEKAHPDVFNILLQVMDHGTLTDNNGRKADFRNVIIVMTTNAGAESLQKRTIGFTEQREAGDEMADIKRMFTPEFRNRLDAVISFKALDVEIILRVVDKFLMQLEEQLHEKKVDAIFTEKLRSYLAKKGFDPLMGARPMSRLIQDMIRKALADELLFGRLVSGGRVTVDLDEKDQVRLDFIEGDVVPPAAPLEAAEIE